A stretch of Natronococcus sp. CG52 DNA encodes these proteins:
- a CDS encoding trimeric intracellular cation channel family protein — translation MSQEFVAEAFDPFVVMNAIGLIAFALVGSTKAIREKFDLFGVTVVGLATAFAGGATRDVLVGRIPLALQSTSEIALGTVGVTLAIGLHLVLEAPDDHPITLFADGVGLAAFTTAGAIVAVDAGVSGFGVVAVATINAVGGGAIADVLLDRSPFILFDDFYASCAVLGGTVYLGTTLGGVAGSTAAIACAAATVLARMAAVAYGWTLPTAQTLRRREEIGKN, via the coding sequence ATGAGTCAGGAGTTCGTCGCGGAAGCGTTCGACCCGTTCGTCGTGATGAACGCGATCGGCCTGATCGCGTTCGCCCTGGTCGGGTCGACCAAGGCGATACGCGAGAAGTTCGACCTGTTCGGCGTCACCGTCGTCGGACTCGCCACGGCGTTCGCCGGGGGTGCGACGCGGGACGTCCTCGTGGGACGCATCCCGCTGGCGCTCCAGTCGACGAGCGAGATCGCTCTCGGAACGGTCGGCGTTACCCTGGCGATCGGACTGCACCTCGTTCTCGAGGCCCCCGACGATCACCCGATTACGCTGTTCGCCGACGGGGTCGGACTCGCCGCGTTCACCACGGCCGGCGCGATCGTGGCCGTCGACGCCGGCGTTTCGGGGTTCGGCGTCGTCGCCGTCGCGACGATCAACGCGGTCGGCGGCGGCGCGATCGCGGATGTTCTTCTGGACCGGTCGCCGTTCATCCTGTTCGATGACTTCTACGCCAGCTGTGCGGTGCTCGGCGGCACCGTTTACCTGGGAACGACGCTCGGCGGCGTCGCCGGGAGTACCGCCGCGATCGCGTGCGCCGCGGCGACCGTTCTGGCGCGGATGGCCGCGGTTGCGTACGGGTGGACGCTCCCGACGGCGCAGACGCTCCGACGACGCGAGGAAATCGGAAAGAATTGA